In one Magallana gigas chromosome 9, xbMagGiga1.1, whole genome shotgun sequence genomic region, the following are encoded:
- the LOC105328231 gene encoding dnaJ homolog subfamily C member 8: protein MATDTSTETQTTEKTKEEAGGSGDAFDSFYQEVKAIEHRDSVLTSKQQIDKLNRPGSTYFNLNPFDVLNIDPDVPIAEIKKKYRQMSILVHPDKNQDDLIRAQKAFDAVNKAYKVLVNDEGMKRCQEIIEEAKARVDEMMKTKKKQLKKEGKSTDVPEDDPDKKKHAVYVQTCKLFADLERLRQEREMKDMHERKRKAEAEANEEEAKKKEVEWKKNFEESRSDRVDSWRSWKSGGKKAKGTFRPPKPKAEKR from the exons ATGGCAACTGACACTTCAACTGAAACTCAGACAACGGAAAAAACTAAAGAGGAGGCGGGTGGATCGGGGGACGCATTCGATTCTTTTTACCAGGAG gTCAAAGCTATTGAACACAGAGATTCAGTTTTAACTTCAAAACAGCAGATAGACAAACTTAACAGACCAGGTTCCACTTACTTCAACTTAAACCCATTTGAT GTACTAAACATTGATCCTGACGTTCCTATAGCAGAGATCAAGAAGAAATACAGACAG atgtCAATATTGGTCCATCCAGATAAAAATCAGGATGATTTGATACGAGCACAAAAAGCATTTGATG CTGTGAACAAAGCCTACAAAGTATTAGTCAATGATGAAGGAATGAAGAGGTGTCAGGAAATTATAGAGGAGGCCAAAGCTCGAGTGGATGAAATG atgaaaacaaaaaagaagCAGTTAAAAAAAGAGGGAAAGAGTACAGATGTCCCAGAAGACGACCCAGACAAG AAAAAGCATGCAGTGTATGTGCAGACTTGTAAACTGTTCGCAGACTTGGAAAGATTGAGACAAGAGAGGGAAATGAAAGATATGCATGAGCG GAAACGCAAGGCAGAAGCAGAGGCCAATGAAGAGGAAGCAAAGAAGAAGGAAGTGGAGTGGAAGAAGAACTTTGAG GAGAGCAGATCAGACAGGGTGGACAGTTGGAGAAGTTGGAAAAGTGGCGGCAAGAAAGCCAAAGGAACATTCCGACCTCCTAAACCGAAGGCGGAAAAACGATAG